The following proteins are co-located in the Pedobacter sp. FW305-3-2-15-E-R2A2 genome:
- a CDS encoding toxin-antitoxin system YwqK family antitoxin, which translates to MKIHQKMVKKLSYTLVFLCLGTSLFAQLPEEIKWEHLLKTYNKDSTEMVLSLNHKLLQGQYKIPFDEGGFALYTIHKGLITGEAFWYSQGGKMECKLHYKNGLRNGLKENYNSEDQVWLRQEYKDGKQDGLSEMYKGSKIINKSAYKAGKKHGLSLTYSGDQLSTEAYYENDLRHGPYRVFNNGKIITENNYKDDLQNGLSTSYALGKKSMDAMYENGKRHGVSHMYKPDGSILFESYYLLGDKVTKADFEKYQQSDKK; encoded by the coding sequence ATGAAAATTCATCAGAAAATGGTTAAAAAGCTTAGCTATACCCTTGTTTTTCTTTGTCTGGGGACCTCTCTTTTTGCACAGTTGCCCGAAGAAATTAAATGGGAGCATCTGCTGAAAACCTATAACAAAGACAGTACTGAAATGGTCCTGTCTTTAAATCACAAACTATTACAGGGCCAGTATAAAATCCCTTTTGATGAAGGCGGTTTCGCTTTATACACCATTCATAAAGGATTGATTACAGGTGAGGCTTTTTGGTATTCCCAGGGAGGAAAAATGGAATGTAAACTGCATTATAAAAATGGTCTGCGCAATGGTTTAAAGGAAAACTATAACAGTGAGGACCAGGTTTGGTTGCGTCAGGAATATAAAGACGGCAAGCAGGATGGCCTAAGCGAGATGTATAAAGGAAGCAAAATCATCAACAAATCAGCCTATAAGGCAGGTAAAAAGCATGGTTTGTCTTTAACCTATTCCGGTGATCAGCTGAGTACCGAGGCTTATTATGAAAATGATTTGCGACATGGCCCTTACCGTGTTTTTAATAATGGTAAAATCATAACAGAAAACAATTATAAGGACGATTTGCAAAACGGTTTGTCAACTTCCTACGCTTTGGGCAAAAAAAGCATGGATGCAATGTATGAAAATGGTAAAAGACATGGCGTTTCGCACATGTACAAACCCGATGGAAGTATTCTTTTCGAAAGCTATTACCTTCTGGGCGATAAAGTGACAAAGGCTGATTTTGAGAAATATCAGCAAAGCGATAAAAAATAG
- a CDS encoding helix-turn-helix domain-containing protein: MIEIFDNIRKLYRFSLPMETLSPFIEFFSETDLISAGSFIQDKKFTVKLFPSFSPTIWMNLGSPYQLHLASRAHQIDEWTDVLVLRSQTIERENAPTDNIFTVKFLPGGFEAIFGISQTKIADQVISLDELVPPHKIDQIKRAPDFESRIKLWEDYLIERKAQNATRHYLMTVQRSIDTFLDTGMKLSAAQLANELFLTEKSLNRYFNKVVGTGPKNYFNILRARTSITDFLSKRDSFLPDSYGYYDMSHFYRDVIKFTGTRISESR; the protein is encoded by the coding sequence ATGATAGAAATATTCGATAATATCAGAAAGCTCTACCGTTTTTCGCTTCCAATGGAAACGCTCTCTCCTTTTATCGAGTTTTTTTCAGAAACAGACCTTATTTCGGCAGGATCTTTTATCCAAGATAAGAAGTTTACGGTAAAACTTTTTCCGAGCTTCAGTCCTACCATCTGGATGAACCTGGGAAGTCCTTACCAGCTTCACCTGGCAAGCAGAGCCCACCAAATTGATGAGTGGACAGATGTACTTGTCCTCCGGAGCCAGACCATAGAACGGGAAAATGCACCAACCGACAATATATTCACGGTAAAGTTTTTACCGGGAGGTTTCGAGGCTATTTTTGGAATAAGTCAGACGAAGATCGCAGACCAGGTCATTTCGCTGGATGAACTGGTTCCTCCTCACAAAATTGACCAGATAAAAAGAGCTCCCGATTTTGAAAGCCGGATAAAGCTCTGGGAGGACTATCTGATCGAACGAAAAGCTCAAAATGCAACACGCCATTATCTCATGACGGTACAGCGTTCCATCGACACCTTTTTAGATACCGGGATGAAGCTTTCTGCAGCTCAACTGGCCAATGAGCTATTCCTGACTGAAAAATCGCTGAACAGATATTTCAACAAAGTTGTGGGCACCGGACCAAAAAACTATTTCAATATCCTGAGGGCCAGGACTTCCATTACCGACTTTCTGAGCAAGCGCGACAGCTTTCTCCCAGATTCCTACGGTTACTATGACATGAGCCATTTTTATAGGGATGTGATTAAGTTCACAGGTACCCGCATTTCGGAATCAAGATAA
- a CDS encoding M20/M25/M40 family metallo-hydrolase, with the protein MKKLLFLFSCFTISVSSAQEPKPKITSKAALTHSSIQLQTDHIFNKLVKIRRDFHENPELAGNEIRTKKVIAQYLLDLGLEVDTNIYGHGVVGILKGGRKGKKIVWRSDMDALPNDFPDEVAFKSKNKGIQHGCGHDIHMAIGLGIAEVLAKHKASLNGTAYFIFQPEEETFIGAKGMINDGLLSRIKPDEIYGLHVTALPAGQIMVKPNELFAYQKRVHIQLKDELSKEEAKALTKKIHRFLSRVTTNSKPWEIQQMIDPKIGLMNPNTIFKDYLFMDENFNIHSKNDILSLQAYLYETDSSKLKDILPKIKQVIEDSGYKNQLLSISYIQENPTVINDEKLTNIASKTLENIYGKEVIIPDYGQVPYFNDDFAYFQQKIPGVYFFLGGSNIEKGIIAMNHAPNFQFDEESIRTGVKCFSSLMLERLNKK; encoded by the coding sequence GTGAAAAAACTCCTATTCCTCTTCAGCTGCTTTACTATTTCCGTTTCATCTGCACAAGAACCGAAACCTAAAATTACATCAAAAGCGGCTTTAACCCATTCGTCTATCCAGCTGCAAACTGATCACATTTTCAACAAACTCGTTAAAATCAGGAGAGACTTTCATGAAAATCCAGAACTGGCAGGAAATGAAATACGAACTAAAAAAGTCATCGCACAATATTTACTTGACTTAGGGCTTGAAGTAGATACCAACATTTACGGTCATGGTGTTGTAGGGATTTTAAAGGGAGGCAGAAAGGGGAAAAAAATAGTCTGGAGATCCGATATGGATGCATTGCCAAATGATTTTCCTGATGAAGTTGCTTTCAAGTCCAAAAACAAGGGCATTCAGCATGGTTGCGGTCATGATATACACATGGCAATTGGGCTGGGAATAGCTGAAGTACTTGCAAAGCATAAAGCATCTTTAAATGGAACTGCATATTTTATATTTCAGCCGGAAGAAGAAACCTTTATCGGCGCAAAAGGTATGATTAATGACGGTTTGTTGTCCAGGATAAAGCCAGACGAGATTTATGGATTGCATGTAACGGCCTTACCGGCCGGGCAAATCATGGTCAAACCAAATGAGCTATTTGCCTATCAAAAAAGAGTACACATTCAATTAAAAGATGAATTATCCAAAGAGGAAGCAAAAGCATTAACAAAAAAAATCCACCGTTTTTTATCTCGTGTAACCACCAACAGCAAGCCATGGGAAATACAACAGATGATTGACCCAAAAATCGGATTGATGAATCCCAACACCATTTTTAAGGATTACTTGTTTATGGATGAGAATTTCAACATTCATTCTAAAAACGACATCCTCTCTCTGCAAGCATATTTATACGAGACGGATTCATCTAAGCTGAAAGACATCCTTCCTAAAATTAAACAGGTAATAGAAGACAGTGGTTATAAAAACCAGCTGCTTTCCATTTCCTATATACAAGAAAATCCAACGGTGATCAATGACGAAAAGTTAACAAATATTGCATCAAAAACTCTTGAAAACATCTACGGAAAAGAGGTAATCATTCCCGATTACGGTCAGGTACCATATTTTAATGATGACTTTGCCTATTTTCAACAAAAAATACCCGGTGTTTACTTCTTTCTTGGGGGCTCCAACATCGAAAAAGGAATTATTGCCATGAATCATGCCCCGAATTTCCAATTTGATGAAGAAAGTATCCGAACAGGAGTCAAATGTTTTTCATCTTTAATGCTGGAACGGCTGAATAAAAAATAA
- a CDS encoding FAD-dependent monooxygenase, giving the protein MKTTLKNPFIYDVIISGAGPVGLFLACELALAKCSVLILEKAEHPKSPLKQIPFGIRGLSAPTIEALYRRGLLNELKLHQHIKTPHVSSAAAGKLSEPQRPGGHFAGIPFNFNNVEVSQWKYRLPGATAMSLISEMEELETMLTSRAEALGVVIKRGLTMTDFDQNQSGVTVQSADESFQSKWLVGCDGSRSMVRKTGGFEFAGTEPEFTGYSIQLAIADPEKLSPGRIATPTGMYMLSRPDYLILQDFDAGAFHQSRKPVTLEHVQDLLRRMSNTDVTITALHIATTWTDRARQASTYRNKRVLLAGDAAHIHAPLGGQGLNLGLGDAMNLGWKLAAIIHHRAPEGLLESYEAERHPIGAQVLDWSRAQVAIMKPEPAALALNAIVRDLINTRDGATYFAGRIWGIFTHYDLGGNHRLIGHSVPNFELEEGIMIGEMMRDGRGILLDFDGNASLSALAGDYGNPMKYVSGRAKDQLGLSAVLIRPDGIVAWAADQEPNGQEFKKAAACWFAPIWNRTLCEGRNLSG; this is encoded by the coding sequence ATGAAAACAACACTTAAAAATCCTTTTATTTACGATGTCATCATTTCCGGTGCCGGACCAGTAGGCCTTTTCCTCGCCTGTGAGCTGGCCCTGGCCAAATGTTCAGTGCTGATACTCGAAAAGGCGGAACATCCGAAATCGCCATTGAAGCAAATTCCTTTCGGTATACGGGGGCTTTCGGCGCCTACTATTGAAGCACTTTACCGCCGCGGTTTGCTAAATGAACTAAAACTACATCAACATATTAAAACTCCTCATGTCAGCTCGGCTGCAGCTGGGAAATTGTCCGAACCGCAACGTCCGGGAGGGCACTTCGCTGGCATTCCCTTTAATTTTAACAATGTAGAGGTTTCACAGTGGAAATACCGTCTGCCAGGCGCTACAGCTATGAGTTTAATTTCCGAAATGGAGGAGCTGGAAACCATGCTGACCAGTCGGGCAGAAGCGCTGGGTGTAGTGATTAAACGTGGACTTACCATGACTGATTTTGATCAAAATCAGTCTGGGGTAACCGTTCAGTCGGCCGACGAATCTTTCCAAAGTAAATGGTTGGTAGGCTGTGATGGAAGCCGCAGTATGGTTCGCAAGACCGGTGGTTTTGAATTCGCTGGTACCGAACCTGAATTTACCGGTTATTCTATTCAGCTTGCTATTGCCGATCCGGAAAAACTTAGCCCTGGCAGAATCGCTACGCCAACAGGAATGTACATGCTATCGCGGCCGGATTATCTGATCCTGCAGGATTTCGATGCCGGGGCATTTCATCAATCCCGAAAACCAGTCACCCTTGAACATGTTCAGGATCTGTTACGCCGCATGTCGAATACCGACGTTACGATTACTGCGCTACATATCGCAACCACCTGGACTGACCGGGCAAGGCAGGCCAGCACCTACCGCAACAAACGGGTACTTTTAGCCGGCGATGCGGCACACATTCACGCACCATTGGGAGGCCAGGGGCTTAACCTTGGGCTGGGCGATGCCATGAACCTTGGCTGGAAACTCGCCGCAATCATTCATCATAGAGCACCGGAGGGGTTGTTGGAGAGTTATGAAGCAGAGCGTCACCCAATTGGCGCACAGGTGTTGGATTGGTCACGCGCACAGGTGGCCATCATGAAGCCGGAGCCAGCTGCCCTTGCGCTGAATGCAATTGTCCGGGATCTTATCAATACCCGAGATGGAGCGACCTATTTCGCAGGACGGATCTGGGGTATCTTTACACATTATGATCTTGGTGGCAATCATCGGCTGATCGGTCATAGTGTTCCCAATTTTGAGTTGGAAGAGGGGATAATGATTGGAGAAATGATGCGCGATGGCCGGGGAATCCTGCTTGACTTTGATGGGAATGCCTCGCTAAGCGCTTTGGCTGGCGATTATGGCAATCCAATGAAGTATGTTTCAGGTCGGGCGAAGGATCAGTTGGGTTTGAGCGCTGTACTGATCCGACCAGATGGAATTGTCGCCTGGGCTGCTGATCAGGAACCGAACGGTCAGGAATTTAAAAAGGCGGCGGCCTGCTGGTTTGCACCAATTTGGAATCGGACACTCTGCGAAGGCCGCAATCTGAGCGGATAA
- a CDS encoding radical SAM protein — translation MDIFVRKYNSILKTDLFLVTPPFTQLNTPYPATAYIKGFLNTKDISSTQADLGIEVILALFCRKGLEDLFGHAEGLRHQQKSLNAKRILALKNEYIKTIDAVIAFLQGKNPTLALQICQEDFLPEASRFAELEELDWAFGVMGTQDKAKHLATLYLEDISDFIIECIDPNFGFSRYAERLGRSANSFDELYEALNQEYTYMDKILVEILEEKIAIVQPKLFLISVPFPGNLYAAFRCAQFVKRNYPEIKTSMGGGFPNTELRSLSDKRVFEFFDYISLDDGELPVELIYNSIIKGGDFNLYKRTFLLENGEVTYRNDALRSDYKQSDVGTPDYSDLKLDQYISVIEIVNPMHRMWSDGRWNKLTMAHGCYWGKCTFCDISLDYIKVYEPVAAKLIVDRIEDLSEKTGQNGFHFVDEAAPPALMREVALEILRRKISVTWWTNIRFEKSFTRDLCLLLKASGCIAVSGGLEVASDRLLKLIDKGVTVEQVAQVTRNFTEAGVLVHAYLMYGYPTQTIQETIDSLEMVRQLFEAGVLQSGFWHQFAMTAHSPVGMYPEKFGVVKETEAIGTFANNDINYIDKTGIDHNKFSFGLKKSLFNFMHGICFDYKLQDWFDFKIPKTTIAPDFIEKAIKEESKFNTKPTAKVVWLGGKPEAESFTKYKKNKPLEMTILTFHDKKESFEIQVNKNEGAWLGSILEKIAVSNTQVYTFQDIKADFESSMEHFELFWYSEPIYNLRDFGLLVL, via the coding sequence ATGGATATTTTTGTCAGGAAATACAATTCCATTTTGAAAACAGATCTTTTCCTTGTTACGCCTCCCTTTACCCAGCTGAATACCCCGTATCCTGCAACTGCCTATATCAAAGGATTTTTGAATACTAAAGATATTTCTTCGACGCAGGCTGATTTAGGTATTGAGGTAATTTTGGCCTTGTTTTGCAGGAAAGGTCTGGAAGATTTGTTCGGCCATGCCGAAGGGCTCCGTCATCAGCAAAAGAGCTTAAATGCAAAGCGAATTCTTGCCTTAAAAAACGAGTACATCAAGACTATTGATGCCGTTATTGCCTTTTTGCAAGGTAAAAACCCAACCCTGGCTTTGCAAATCTGTCAAGAGGATTTTTTGCCGGAAGCATCGCGATTTGCGGAATTGGAAGAGCTGGATTGGGCATTTGGCGTCATGGGAACGCAGGATAAGGCCAAACATTTAGCCACATTATATCTTGAGGATATTTCGGATTTTATTATCGAATGTATTGATCCGAATTTTGGCTTTAGCCGTTATGCCGAAAGGTTAGGCAGAAGTGCAAACTCCTTTGATGAGCTTTACGAAGCTTTAAACCAGGAGTACACCTATATGGATAAGATCCTGGTTGAAATTTTAGAAGAGAAAATTGCCATTGTTCAACCGAAGTTATTCCTGATCTCTGTTCCCTTTCCGGGAAATTTATATGCCGCTTTCCGCTGCGCACAGTTTGTAAAAAGAAATTATCCTGAGATTAAAACCTCCATGGGTGGCGGATTTCCCAATACAGAATTGCGTTCCCTTTCTGATAAAAGAGTCTTTGAATTTTTCGATTATATCTCCCTGGATGATGGGGAATTGCCTGTGGAACTGATCTATAATTCGATCATAAAAGGTGGAGATTTTAACTTGTATAAAAGAACCTTTTTATTGGAAAATGGAGAGGTTACCTATAGAAATGACGCATTAAGAAGTGATTATAAACAGTCTGATGTAGGAACGCCGGATTATAGCGATTTGAAACTGGACCAATACATTTCGGTGATAGAAATTGTAAATCCAATGCACCGGATGTGGAGCGATGGGCGTTGGAATAAACTGACCATGGCGCATGGTTGTTATTGGGGAAAATGTACATTTTGTGATATTTCTTTGGATTATATTAAAGTCTATGAACCCGTTGCTGCTAAACTGATTGTAGATCGAATTGAGGACTTAAGTGAAAAAACGGGGCAGAATGGTTTTCATTTTGTAGACGAAGCAGCACCACCAGCGCTGATGCGGGAAGTCGCACTCGAAATTTTAAGAAGAAAAATTTCTGTTACCTGGTGGACAAATATCCGGTTTGAGAAAAGCTTTACCAGAGATTTATGCCTGCTGCTTAAAGCATCAGGTTGTATTGCCGTTTCCGGCGGTTTAGAGGTAGCATCGGATCGCTTATTAAAGCTAATCGATAAAGGAGTGACGGTTGAACAGGTTGCCCAGGTTACCCGGAATTTTACGGAAGCAGGGGTATTGGTTCATGCTTATCTGATGTATGGATATCCGACACAGACCATTCAGGAGACCATAGACAGTCTGGAAATGGTGCGACAATTGTTTGAAGCAGGAGTGCTTCAATCTGGCTTCTGGCATCAGTTTGCGATGACTGCACATAGCCCTGTGGGCATGTATCCTGAAAAATTCGGGGTGGTCAAAGAGACCGAAGCGATCGGAACCTTTGCCAATAATGACATCAATTACATCGATAAAACAGGAATAGATCATAATAAATTCAGTTTTGGCTTGAAGAAATCGCTTTTCAATTTTATGCATGGCATTTGCTTCGATTACAAATTGCAGGACTGGTTTGATTTTAAGATCCCAAAAACAACGATTGCTCCTGATTTTATTGAGAAAGCAATCAAAGAGGAAAGTAAGTTCAATACTAAACCAACGGCTAAAGTGGTTTGGCTGGGAGGGAAGCCGGAAGCAGAAAGTTTTACCAAGTACAAAAAGAACAAGCCTCTGGAGATGACGATTTTGACTTTTCATGATAAAAAGGAAAGCTTTGAGATTCAGGTCAATAAAAATGAAGGGGCATGGCTCGGTTCTATCTTAGAGAAAATAGCGGTTTCCAATACCCAGGTATATACATTCCAGGATATTAAGGCTGATTTTGAAAGCAGCATGGAGCATTTTGAATTGTTCTGGTATTCAGAACCAATTTATAATTTAAGAGATTTTGGGTTGTTGGTCTTATAA
- a CDS encoding tyrosinase family protein produces the protein MLTPSQITQAPTWHGEVKNYFTAFDIAQMRSIRGFDLSSYSFVVSHAPDIYQRVSLPPDAPGRMPMDPGTPWSKEMISSFLAWMVAGYPEGEPQHQNSSLLKMSAVPVTGRVRKSLTSLTAEELEKLKTAFIGIMNLGTDDLNGYFQNAAIHGLPLAFCQHHDPGFQPWHRVQMWAFENCLRTIEGCEDVTLPYWDFNELLPDWMYEAPFGSYTLPIDIGTASGSTNPNYKAGYQTNRYDAQTIFKNFNADVMKYYANAQTEVWWDNFNGLLDGTPSLDFIEGHDSGHDATGDTMSKQNISAFDPIFWFYHCNLDRMWWIWQANNNAQTVDGFMKTIKNKSSSSYLVFTNAALGKMNPWAQTLKRDDLTAEFTIDLATNFDVSYESMTLDLPQAQSNKHLFLGMARTFSAYDQEVNVRVSDLDRTKIPGTFKVYLLKDGEVLDKSVFFQPDEVEKCSNCMKIPKVHFDFRLPLASVTGGLLSIRVEPNDKEMYGATVPLKVLGNPTIAVSLLMDAI, from the coding sequence ATGTTAACACCCTCACAAATTACCCAGGCGCCTACATGGCATGGGGAAGTCAAAAATTATTTTACCGCTTTTGATATTGCACAAATGCGGAGCATCAGGGGATTCGACCTGAGCAGTTATTCATTCGTGGTGAGCCATGCCCCGGACATTTATCAGCGGGTATCTCTACCTCCTGATGCACCGGGGCGGATGCCGATGGATCCGGGAACACCATGGTCCAAAGAAATGATCAGTAGCTTTCTCGCCTGGATGGTCGCCGGATATCCCGAAGGAGAACCACAACATCAAAATAGCTCCTTACTAAAAATGTCTGCTGTTCCGGTAACAGGGAGGGTAAGGAAGAGCCTGACCTCGTTGACTGCCGAAGAATTGGAAAAACTGAAAACCGCCTTCATCGGAATCATGAATCTTGGTACCGATGATTTGAATGGATATTTTCAGAATGCTGCAATACATGGATTACCACTTGCATTCTGTCAGCATCATGATCCGGGTTTTCAGCCATGGCACAGGGTTCAAATGTGGGCATTTGAAAATTGCCTGCGTACAATTGAAGGTTGCGAAGACGTAACATTGCCTTATTGGGACTTTAATGAGCTGCTGCCCGACTGGATGTATGAAGCACCATTTGGTTCCTATACCTTGCCAATTGACATCGGTACCGCCTCAGGAAGTACTAATCCCAATTACAAAGCGGGCTACCAAACAAACCGTTACGATGCTCAGACCATTTTCAAAAATTTCAATGCGGATGTCATGAAATACTATGCCAATGCGCAGACAGAAGTATGGTGGGACAATTTCAATGGTCTGCTTGATGGTACGCCCAGCCTGGACTTCATCGAGGGCCATGATTCCGGACACGATGCCACAGGCGATACGATGAGTAAGCAAAATATTTCTGCCTTTGATCCCATTTTTTGGTTTTACCATTGCAACCTCGACCGAATGTGGTGGATATGGCAGGCCAATAACAATGCTCAAACCGTTGATGGTTTCATGAAAACCATTAAAAACAAAAGCAGCTCCAGTTATCTCGTGTTTACCAATGCTGCATTGGGTAAGATGAATCCATGGGCGCAGACCTTGAAACGGGATGACCTGACCGCAGAATTTACCATAGACCTTGCTACGAATTTTGATGTTTCCTATGAATCTATGACCTTGGATCTGCCGCAGGCCCAATCAAACAAGCACTTGTTTCTGGGCATGGCACGGACCTTTTCGGCCTATGATCAGGAAGTCAATGTGCGGGTGAGCGACCTGGATAGAACCAAGATTCCCGGCACTTTCAAGGTGTATCTGCTTAAAGATGGGGAGGTGCTGGATAAGTCTGTTTTTTTCCAGCCGGACGAAGTAGAAAAGTGTTCCAATTGTATGAAAATACCAAAGGTTCATTTTGACTTCAGATTACCGCTCGCTTCGGTAACAGGCGGTCTGCTCAGCATCCGTGTAGAACCGAACGATAAAGAAATGTATGGTGCCACTGTTCCGCTTAAAGTGCTTGGCAATCCTACAATTGCAGTATCGCTGTTAATGGATGCGATATAA
- a CDS encoding alpha/beta hydrolase: MKFSSILLLLFALGLSAGFAQPYPPKIEPGPCNIKIEKGVIARCGYLVVPENRKRPGKALIKIPFIFVRKEGMDSVRNISLYTTGGPGYSTTLGISGITANSGFLKYGGFIAFDQRGTKKAIPSLDCPEIEEAIKRSYVENLSRDSLLLLAVKACRKKISAQGIDLSSYNTTESAADINDLKLALKIQSLTLVGLSYSGGLMLKVAKNHPEGIKALVLNSPLPGFVNYEEHGLINMNEALEQIFSNVLADSSKNERYKDLRNRFQEYFSKITGQRFTIRYLPKGKTDSLTIRYGKAELLDAIIDRIDNSRLRSVPFVMDEIIKGNHYGYITEILNGVFSGDPGLSLGMRYSVYCSEQIAYSNPALIALQEKILPWFAGYPFNNVNAAICDCWRVKAEEQEAKTPVYSTIPALISGGDADPWCRPFYNILIKRYLPNAQLLLIHNRAHGSGFGADAFDYLEEFMADPFRKLKSKSNNVTIQ; this comes from the coding sequence ATGAAATTTTCCTCCATCCTTCTCCTGTTATTTGCCCTTGGCTTATCCGCAGGTTTTGCCCAGCCCTACCCGCCAAAGATTGAACCGGGTCCATGCAACATTAAAATTGAAAAGGGTGTTATTGCCAGATGTGGTTATCTTGTTGTTCCGGAAAACAGGAAGCGGCCCGGTAAAGCCCTCATTAAAATACCTTTTATCTTTGTCCGGAAAGAGGGAATGGATTCGGTAAGGAACATTTCACTTTACACCACTGGTGGCCCTGGTTACAGCACAACGTTGGGAATTTCCGGGATTACCGCAAACTCTGGCTTCCTGAAATACGGAGGCTTTATTGCTTTCGATCAGCGCGGAACAAAAAAGGCAATTCCTTCATTAGACTGTCCTGAAATAGAGGAGGCCATTAAACGATCGTATGTAGAAAATCTTTCCAGAGACAGCCTCTTGCTCCTTGCGGTAAAGGCTTGCAGAAAAAAGATCAGCGCTCAGGGCATTGATCTTTCTTCCTATAATACCACAGAAAGTGCAGCCGATATCAACGATCTGAAACTTGCTTTAAAAATCCAGTCGCTGACCCTTGTAGGTCTTTCTTACAGTGGCGGATTGATGCTTAAAGTAGCCAAAAACCATCCCGAAGGAATCAAAGCACTCGTTTTAAATTCACCACTCCCTGGCTTTGTTAATTATGAGGAGCATGGACTGATCAATATGAATGAAGCATTGGAACAGATTTTCAGCAATGTGCTTGCAGATTCCTCAAAGAATGAAAGATATAAAGATCTGCGAAACCGTTTCCAGGAATATTTCAGCAAAATAACCGGTCAGCGCTTTACGATCAGGTACTTGCCAAAAGGAAAAACAGACTCCCTTACTATAAGATATGGAAAAGCAGAACTCCTTGATGCAATAATCGATAGAATTGACAATAGCCGTCTGCGATCCGTTCCATTTGTCATGGATGAGATTATAAAGGGCAATCATTACGGTTATATCACTGAAATACTCAATGGCGTATTTTCAGGAGACCCGGGCCTCTCTTTAGGCATGCGGTATTCGGTTTATTGCTCGGAACAAATTGCCTATTCAAACCCCGCACTGATTGCCCTGCAGGAGAAAATTCTGCCTTGGTTTGCGGGTTACCCTTTTAATAATGTGAACGCAGCAATCTGCGATTGCTGGAGGGTCAAAGCAGAAGAACAGGAAGCAAAAACACCTGTCTACTCGACGATTCCAGCCCTGATCTCCGGAGGTGATGCAGACCCCTGGTGCAGGCCTTTTTACAACATCCTGATCAAAAGATACCTTCCCAACGCACAGCTTCTCCTTATCCATAACAGGGCACATGGATCTGGGTTTGGAGCCGATGCATTTGATTATCTGGAAGAGTTCATGGCGGATCCCTTCAGAAAACTAAAATCCAAAAGCAATAATGTGACCATTCAGTAA
- a CDS encoding helix-turn-helix domain-containing protein — MQHQEFEPPEALRDTIKCFWYNRRESGETESGFEVVPDGSAEIIFHFGGSCSIVNNGELQPLPSPFMVGLLNQPAIFYMKNRLEIIGVRCFPWTVFDLLGLPSGRDWIRVFEHPITQLQPRLNQLMLGGRIAEALTELKQYFLEARSRVAIDSMLFKAGVAINEAKGNIPVSQVAAAAHATVRTLERNFKQSSGYTVKDVSGLMRFEQARNQLWLYPDSNLASLAHELGYTDQSHLSREFKRYSGSTPAAFARKAKKAKQALDSNFVAFIQA, encoded by the coding sequence ATGCAGCACCAAGAATTTGAACCTCCTGAAGCACTACGGGATACGATAAAGTGCTTTTGGTACAACAGAAGGGAGTCCGGAGAAACAGAATCGGGTTTTGAGGTTGTACCTGATGGTTCCGCGGAAATTATTTTTCATTTCGGAGGTAGCTGCAGCATTGTAAATAACGGAGAGTTGCAACCATTGCCATCACCGTTTATGGTGGGCTTACTTAATCAACCTGCTATCTTTTACATGAAAAACCGTTTAGAAATCATTGGGGTCAGGTGCTTTCCCTGGACGGTATTCGACTTGCTCGGACTGCCTTCCGGTAGAGACTGGATTCGCGTATTTGAACATCCCATCACTCAGCTTCAACCCAGGTTGAATCAGTTGATGCTTGGGGGTAGGATAGCGGAGGCGCTGACTGAGTTAAAGCAATATTTTCTGGAGGCACGGTCGCGGGTTGCTATTGACAGTATGCTCTTCAAAGCGGGAGTTGCGATAAATGAAGCAAAGGGCAACATACCGGTAAGCCAGGTCGCAGCGGCGGCTCATGCGACGGTTCGTACTCTGGAAAGAAACTTCAAGCAATCTTCCGGCTATACGGTTAAAGATGTGTCTGGCCTGATGCGCTTTGAGCAGGCGCGAAACCAATTGTGGCTTTATCCGGATTCTAACCTTGCCAGTTTAGCTCATGAGCTGGGCTATACAGATCAATCCCACCTCAGCAGGGAATTTAAACGCTATAGTGGCAGTACCCCGGCGGCATTTGCCCGAAAAGCAAAGAAAGCGAAACAGGCGCTGGACAGTAATTTTGTCGCATTTATACAAGCCTAA